The Dioscorea cayenensis subsp. rotundata cultivar TDr96_F1 chromosome 7, TDr96_F1_v2_PseudoChromosome.rev07_lg8_w22 25.fasta, whole genome shotgun sequence genome includes a region encoding these proteins:
- the LOC120265644 gene encoding protein NRT1/ PTR FAMILY 3.1-like, whose protein sequence is MHQSLDTPPPVCPAMAEDSTNQEKKKKMVKQGGLRTMPFILANDVCDRFAMIGFNANLITYLTQELHLPLVQATNTLTVFKGTSDFTPIIGGLLADSFAGRFWTITVGTIIYELGMISLTICSFLRNFRLPPCSNNQKCQRASWWQLLVIYMSLLLTSIGSGGIRPCIVPFGADQLETGDPESKRKGSFFNFYFFCMGVATVTAHTVVVYIQDNVGWGWGLGVPTLSMFASLLVFAAGYPLYVKLKPGGSPLKRLAQVVVAAIRKRNVAKPTDPSLLHTDKELDAAISTKGRLFHTNQLRFLDRAAIFTERDKLQVGESRLWRLSTVHRVEELKCIIRVLPFWAVGILVAVTGSNNYSFAIQQARTMDRHISSNFKIPPASMSVFSDIALLVTLAMYDRIFVPLARRFTNKPSGFTSLQRIGIGLVITLFCNVSAALVEVKRKAAAAKNGLIDEPQAVIPLSVFWLVPQYAIHGIGEAFMQVGQMEFLYDQAPESMRSVAAALYWLAISIGSYLATVLVSLVSRITEKSGQWLPDNINKGKLDYYYWLVVGLQVVNVLYFVVCAMLHTLKPLEVMKDDQITKVEEGQGEGGEGHERNGASFA, encoded by the exons ATGCATCAGTCCCTAGATACACCTCCCCCTGTGTGTCCAGCCATGGCAGAGGATTCCACtaatcaagagaagaagaagaagatggtgaagcAGGGTGGCTTGAGAACCATGCCATTTATCCTTG CAAATGATGTTTGTGATAGATTTGCCATGATTGGGTTCAATGCAAATTTGATCACTTATTTGACTCAAGAACTGCATTTGCCGCTTGTGCAAGCCACAAATACACTCACAGTCTTCAAAGGTACATCAGACTTCACACCGATAATCGGTGGTCTTCTGGCTGATTCATTCGCCGGCCGTTTCTGGACCATCACTGTCGGCACCATCATCTATGAACTg GGAATGATTAGTTTGACTATATGCTCTTTTCTGCGGAACTTCCGGCTTCCACCgtgctcaaacaaccaaaagtGCCAACGTGCTTCTTGGTGGCAACTTCTTGTtatttacatgtctttgttacTAACATCGATTGGTTCCGGTGGGATACGGCCTTGCATCGTCCCTTTCGGAGCAGATCAGTTAGAAACTGGTGATCCTGAGAGTAAACGGAAAGGGAGCTTCttcaatttctattttttctgcATGGGTGTGGCGACAGTGACTGCACACACTGTGGTGGTCTATATTCAAGACAATGTGGGGTGGGGATGGGGATTGGGTGTGCCCACACTCTCTATGTTCGCATCTTTGCTAGTCTTTGCGGCCGGTTATCCTCTTTATGTAAAGCTAAAGCCTGGAGGTAGTCCTTTGAAACGGTTGGCACAAGTTGTGGTTGCAGCCATCAGGAAAAGAAATGTTGCCAAGCCAACTGACCCAAGTCTTCTCCACACTGACAAGGAGTTGGATGCAGCCATATCCACCAAAGGAAGACTTTTCCATACCAACCAACTTcg atttttggATAGAGCCGCCATTTTCACGGAAAGGGACAAGCTACAAGTGGGTGAGTCAAGATTGTGGAGATTATCGACGGTCCATAGAGTGGAGGAGCTAAAATGTATTATCCGAGTGTTGCCATTCTGGGCAGTCGGAATCTTGGTTGCTGTCACCGGATCTAATAACTACTCATTCGCAATACAACAAGCTCGAACAATGGACCGACATATATCATCCAATTTCAAAATTCCTCCTGCCTCGATGTCCGTCTTCTCTGACATTGCTCTGCTAGTCACCCTTGCAATGTACGACAGAATCTTCGTCCCTTTGGCTCGTCGGTTTACTAATAAACCTTCTGGTTTTACTAGCCTACAACGTATTGGTATCGGTCTCGTCATCACTTTGTTTTGCAACGTGTCCGCCGCACTTGTTGAGGTTAAGAGGAAAGCTGCTGCAGCCAAGAACGGATTGATAGATGAACCGCAAGCTGTGATACCACTGAGTGTGTTTTGGTTGGTGCCTCAGTATGCTATTCATGGAATTGGTGAGGCTTTCATGCAAGTTGGCCAAATGGAGTTTCTATATGACCAAGCACCGGAGAGCATGAGAAGTGTTGCAGCAGCTTTATACTGGTTAGCCATATCCATTGGGAGCTATTTGGCGACAGTTTTGGTTAGTCTTGTGAGTAGAATTACAGAGAAGAGTGGGCAGTGGTTGCCGGATAATATTAATAAGGGGAAGCTTGATTATTACTATTGGCTTGTGGTTGGATTGCAAGTTGTGAATGTTTTGTATTTCGTTGTTTGTGCTATGCTGCACACTTTGAAGCCATTGGAGGTGATGAAGGATGACCAGATAACGAAGGTTGAGGAAGGACAAGGTGAGGGTGGTGAAGGTCATGAAAGGAATGGGGCTTCTTTTGCATAA